CGCCATGATCCGGTTCCTCGCACGTCATTGACCGCATTGACAGGCACGCCGCCCGGGCCAAGAATCGTTGTCCGTGGCTGACTCAACCGAATCAGACCTGCTGTGGAGGGTCTGCGTCGATCCTCGGATCTTCGGGGGGCCAACCGATCATTCGCGGCCGCCGCCTAGCCGTCGAGCACGCGTCTTGGGTATGCTGGCGGCTGACGATAATCACGATACCTGCTCCAAGGTTACCCGTGGCTGGAACACGAGGACATTCTCGCCTGCATCCTTTACGTGCGTATGGGCTACTTGAGCTACGGGAGGACATCAGCCCTGGAACATAGCACAGCGGTGCGCTGTCGTCAGGTCGCCGTAGGCCATGCTAATCTGGACGAGGCGGGAACGGACTATCTGTAGAGAGCGACGACGTTGTTATGTGCAACGGTCTCTTGCCACTAAGCACGTCTGACAGAAGACCCAGGTTGCGCCGTTGAACGGATTCGATGTCATCCCAAGCTTGCGGGGAATAGGAAAATCGATCGAGATCCCGTCGATCGAACCTGTACCGTAGATCGGCCGCAATTGCGGAAATCAGTTGAAGAAAACGGTCTTGTCGTTGCTCAAAGAATGCCTCTTGTTCAGGAACAGGGGGCAGCGGCAGGCTCAAGTGATTGATGTACTGGCTATATGCTTCTGTGATTCTCTTGCGATTGTGGAACTCAAGCTGGATCATGTTGAGAGCTCCTACGTGTTCGGCGGACAACCGAGACGCACGGGTACGCATCAGTGATACGAGTATGTCGTACTTTCTTCGTCGAAGCTCGTTCCTCCAGTCGAGATGGCGCGTGATCAGCACGGCCGAAACCGGCCCCACAACTATTGCAACGATCGCCAGTACCTCCATAGTTACGGGCTACACGTCCCTCAGTTTCTTGAAACGCACATTGACCGGTCCCATTCCCGTCTCTATACGATAGAATGACGCTGCGTCCAATGGAAGCGGAAGATCGAACGGTACTGAATACGTCACTGGTCGTTCAGCCGACGTGACCCCAGTGATGGTCGAAAGTCCGGCAGGTAGTGTGATCCTTAGCGTACCGACCACGTGCCCGCTGTCGGCTGCAGTACGATAGTCTCCGTCGTATATCCCTTCGCCGACGTCTACACCGGTAATGACACCTCTGCGGAACAGTAGAGAGGCGATAGTGACACCAGTCTCGCCCGTAAGGTATGCGGCGTAAAGAGCGTCGGCGAGCGAGTCTCCATTCTGACGGTCCGTCTTCATTCTGCTCGTCCCCATTCTCCCATTATCGTCGGACTAATAGCCGCGATTGTCAACACCACGAATGCGGTTCTGGCTTCGCAACCAGCGCCGGCGCCGGGCTCGCGGTGTCGGGGCCGGTGTCGACGATCACCCGTGTCGGCTCCCTGCTCCGCCCGCCGTCGAGGCTACGCCGCATCACCAAGTCGATATCTCCTGAGGCGCGACCGAGTTCTCGACAAGCGGCGTTGCGCTGATGCATCACCGAGCAGCCCTGCAACAGAGCACGCCGCCGGCCAGCTGCCGCGGGCTCGGCACACCGGGGCGGGTTGTGGGACACTGTGCAGCGTAGGAGACAACCGATGCGGGGAGAGGGGTACCTGCTCAGTGACGAGCAGGTCAGGGCATTCATTGTCGATGGGTACGTGCAGGTGCAGACCGAGCTGGACGAGTCGGTGCACGGTACGATCTTCGAGAAGACCGACCGGATACTGAGGTCGGGCGACGGCCGGGACGGCGGCGGTGCCAATCCGCAGAACAACATCCTGCCGGTGGTCGGCGAGCTGACGGAGGTGCTGGAGGCGCCGGAGGTGGTTAGCGCGCTGACCAGCATTCTCGGCCACGATTACGTGATGCTGCCGCACCGCCACTGCCACCTCAACGCGCCGGTGGCGCCGCTGCCGGACGGCCGCCGCGGCATCACGATGGTGCCGCACCGCGACGGGCAGGCCGGCTGCCACAAGCCGCGCCACCGGGTACCGCAATGGGCACTGCTGTTCTACTACCCGCAGGAGTGCCCGGACCGCCAGGGACCCACCGCCCTGATCCCCGGCACCCACCTGCTGCCGCGCCTGACCACCGAGCTGAACCTGGAGATGCCACTGGCCGTGGACCGGGGCGCGGACGGCGGCTACCGGCTGCCGGCCAACTACGTGCAGCGCGAGGTGACCTCGCTGGCTTGCGGCCTCGGCGCGGTGTCGATCATGCACTTCGACCTGGGCCACTCGGTGCTCACCAACATCGCCGAACAGATGCGCTACGGGCACAAGTTCGTGTTCATGCGTACCGAACAGCCGGTTCGTCCGAGCTGGGCCAACGACGCCCCCTGCTGGCGCCGGGAGTCCGCCACCGACCGCGGCGCCGACAATGAAATCGCCTGGACCTACGTCTGGAACTGGATGTCCGGCGCCGGTGACCTGTTTCGGCGCGCGCCGGGCGCCGCCGCGGCGGGCCGTCCGGAGCCGATCGCCGATCTGGTGCGCCGGCTGCGGTCCGGTGGAGATGACGACCGCCTGCAGGCCGCCAATGCGCTGGGGTTTGCGCGGGCCGGCGCGGCGCCGGCGGTGGCGGACCTGGTCGCCGCCCTGGAGGACGACTCGCCGTACGTGCAGCTCAACGCGTGCTACGCTCTGGGCGCCGTCGGCGGCGCAGCGGTCGATCCGCTGATCGCGGTGCTGGACAGCTACGAGGAGCTGTACCGCGCCTACCCGCCCTACGGCATCGGCCACGCCGCCCACGCCCTCGGCGCCATCGGCGCACCGGCGGTGCCCGCCCTGACGCGCGCGTTGCGCAGGCCGCATCCGCACGTGCGCGCCAATGCGGCCTACGCATTGGGCGAGATGGGACAGCGGGCGGCGGGCGCGCTGGAGGCACTGGCGGAGGCACTGGGCGACTCGGACGAGGAGGTGCGCCGCCACCTGCTGTCCGCGGTCAGCCTAGTCGGCCACCCGCGGGAACGGGCGCTGGCGGTGCTAGCCGGCGCGCTGCAGCGCGAGTCCAACAGCCAGCTCCGGCAGCTCGCCATCCAGGGCATGGCGCGGCTGGGCGGCCCGCAGGACGCGGCGGTACCGGCACTGGCGGCAGCGCTGAACGACCTCGATCCGTACGTGGCCGCGTACGCCAGCGAGCAACTGTGCCGCATCGGGACGCCGGCGGCGTTGACCGCCGCGGTCGGCCACCTGCGCCGCCAGCGCTGGTTTGCCGACGCCCCGCGCCTGGAACCGGAACAGGCGCAGGCCCGACGGCGCACCCTGGACCTGAGCAGGGTGGTCGGACGCCGCTGACGCCGCTGACGCCGCTGACGCCGCTGACCCGCCCGCGCGCCACGCGTGCTAAGCTGGCTGGCAGTCCGTGGCGGCACGAGGCGGCGCACCGAGAGCGGTGTGGCGCCCGGCCGGCAAGGCCGGGCGAACGAGTTACCGGCCGGAGGTGTGCGAGGAGCAACACTGCCGGCCGCGATGCATCGCCACATGCAATGCAACCGGTGTTTCGCCGCGGACTGCTAGCCCGCATCGGAGCGGGCGGCCAACCGACGCCGGCGGGAGGAAACGATGGCAGAGATTGAAGGAAGTCTTCTCTATGACAAGTGCCTGGGGGCGCTGGTCGGCGGCGTGATCGGTGACGCGCTCGGGGCGCCGTCGGAGGGAAAGAGCGCGGACGAGATCGACGCGCAACTCGGCTGGCTCGACGACTTCGAGTCGGGCGGCACCGA
This region of Spirochaetaceae bacterium genomic DNA includes:
- a CDS encoding HEAT repeat domain-containing protein gives rise to the protein MRGEGYLLSDEQVRAFIVDGYVQVQTELDESVHGTIFEKTDRILRSGDGRDGGGANPQNNILPVVGELTEVLEAPEVVSALTSILGHDYVMLPHRHCHLNAPVAPLPDGRRGITMVPHRDGQAGCHKPRHRVPQWALLFYYPQECPDRQGPTALIPGTHLLPRLTTELNLEMPLAVDRGADGGYRLPANYVQREVTSLACGLGAVSIMHFDLGHSVLTNIAEQMRYGHKFVFMRTEQPVRPSWANDAPCWRRESATDRGADNEIAWTYVWNWMSGAGDLFRRAPGAAAAGRPEPIADLVRRLRSGGDDDRLQAANALGFARAGAAPAVADLVAALEDDSPYVQLNACYALGAVGGAAVDPLIAVLDSYEELYRAYPPYGIGHAAHALGAIGAPAVPALTRALRRPHPHVRANAAYALGEMGQRAAGALEALAEALGDSDEEVRRHLLSAVSLVGHPRERALAVLAGALQRESNSQLRQLAIQGMARLGGPQDAAVPALAAALNDLDPYVAAYASEQLCRIGTPAALTAAVGHLRRQRWFADAPRLEPEQAQARRRTLDLSRVVGRR